A genomic segment from Muntiacus reevesi chromosome 15, mMunRee1.1, whole genome shotgun sequence encodes:
- the MKRN3 gene encoding probable E3 ubiquitin-protein ligase makorin-3, with the protein MHSSKGRVPELARGLRASSLKGRHTGEVPVPFWGVKAAMEEPAAPKEPHEAAGASRGTEAAGEGTPRPTLPVRPVSRWSSAPGPTPFRPSRLRPAQASWGGAGPSWLQSRSTGSWTKQVVCRYYLHGLCKEGENCRYSHDLSGRQVAGEGPGSQPQASADSGPSTAAHMEPVPQQVAEAPPAASSCSLPVIGSAAERGLFEAKTDNAGLEAAGGAGVEGWENAVEFVPGQPYRGRMVLSVSEVPLQSSVTESGQIVLGMGRQLCRDAIAGQCFRGQNCVYLHGDICDMCGLPVLHPLDGAQRADHVKACIEAHEKNMELSFAVQRSADKVCGICMEVVYEKANRNDCRFGILSSCNHTYCLKCIRRWRSARQFGSRVIKSCPQCRVMSTFVIPSEYWVEEEEEKQKLIQQYLEALSHKTCRYFARGRVCPFGENCFYKHVYPEGQGEEPQRQGAEASGTCHWEPLEPLQVGEGNMPFKSSRKELVMLWLANLLCKCFHQELMRSPS; encoded by the coding sequence ATGCACAGCTCCAAGGGAAGAGTCCCGGAGCTGGCTCGTGGCCTCCGGGCCTCAAGCCTGAAAGGAAGACACACCGGGGAAGTTCCGGTACCATTCTGGGGAGTAAAAGCTGCCATGGAAGAGCCTGCAGCTCCCAAAGAACCCCACGAGGCAGCTGGGGCCTCTAGGGGTACCGAGGCAGCAGGGGAGGGCACCCCACGGCCCACCCTCCCGGTGCGCCCTGTCTCCCGGTGGTCCTCGGCTCCAGGCCCAACCCCGTTCCGCCCGTCACGTCTGAGGCCTGCCCAAGCCTCATGGGGAGGGGCCGGGCCCAGCTGGCTGCAGAGCCGGAGCACTGGCAGCTGGACAAAGCAAGTCGTCTGCAGGTATTATCTGCATGGGCTGTGCAAGGAGGGGGAGAACTGCCGATACTCCCATGACCTCTCGGGCCGGCAGGTGGCCGGGGAGGGCCCTGGCTCGCAGCCCCAGGCCTCTGCAGACAGCGGCCCTAGCACGGCTGCGCACATGGAGCCCGTGCCTCAGCAAGTGGCGGAAGCCCCCCCTGCTGCTTCCTCATGCTCCTTGCCTGTGATTGGCTCAGCTGCTGAAAGGGGTTTGTTTGAAGCCAAGACAGACAATGCAGGCCTTGAAGCTGCCGGAGGAGCAGGTGTGGAAGGCTGGGAGAATGCCGTTGAATTTGTTCCCGGGCAACCCTACCGGGGCCGCATGGTCCTTTCTGTCTCTGAGGTTCCTCTGCAGAGCTCGGTGACTGAGAGTGGGCAGATTGTCTTGGGCATGGGGAGGCAGCTTTGCCGCGATGCTATCGCGGGGCAGTGCTTTCGTGGGCAGAACTGTGTTTATCTCCATGGAGATATATGTGATATGTGTGGGCTGCCGGTCTTGCACCCCTTGGATGGTGCCCAGAGGGCAGACCATGTAAAGGCCTGCATTGAAGCACACGAAAAGAATATGGAGCTCTCGTTTGCCGTGCAGCGCAGTGCGGACAAAGTGTGTGGCATCTGCATGGAGGTTGTCTATGAGAAAGCCAACCGGAATGATTGCCGCTTTGGCATCCTCTCCAGCTGCAATCACACCTACTGTCTTAAGTGTATCCGCAGGTGGAGAAGTGCCAGACAATTTGGCAGCAGGGTTATCAAGTCCTGCCCTCAGTGCAGGGTCATGTCCACCTTTGTTATTCCCAGTGAGTACTgggtggaggaggaagaagagaagcagaaacttATTCAACAGTACTTGGAGGCTTTGAGTCACAAGACCTGCAGGTATTTTGCTCGAGGCAGGGTCTGCCCATTTGGAGAGAACTGTTTTTACAAACATGTGTATCCTGAGGGCCAGGGCGAGGAGCCTCAGCGGCAGGGTGCTGAGGCGTCTGGTACTTGCCATTGGGAACCTTTGGAGCCTCTGCAGGTGGGAGAGGGCAACATGCCCTTTAAAAGCAGTAGAAAAGAGCTTGTCATGCTTTGGCTGGCCAATCTGTTGTGTAAGTGTTTTCACCAGGAGCTTATGCGCTCCCCTTCATAG